One region of Xylanimonas ulmi genomic DNA includes:
- a CDS encoding bifunctional DNA primase/polymerase has translation MKHVQRSLPAEVVRVFGPDGPHTVAEAALALAAAGLPVFPCVAGAKRPLTEHGFLDATTDPERLAAWWRVTPRANIGMPTGQASGLDVVDVDVHGSQTGFPAIHAARRAWLVDGFAWMVRTPSGGLHAYYPHLAGTEQRSWSSPAAHVDFRGDGGYVVVPPSVVQRDGEAVAYALSAVTQDRPRPIDAEALHAFVDPGYRAARRAPAVGIPVPQRRTDPTAIANWLRTVPEGGRNYALFWAARQMRDAQFDHASTLGALGPAAQAAGLTPAEIAATIRSTFRRPPAPTTPSGPTRRAEPPQAVTP, from the coding sequence ATGAAACACGTCCAGCGCAGTCTTCCCGCCGAAGTCGTCCGCGTTTTCGGACCTGACGGACCGCACACGGTCGCCGAGGCAGCACTCGCCCTCGCCGCGGCAGGCTTACCCGTCTTCCCGTGCGTCGCCGGCGCCAAGCGCCCGTTGACCGAGCACGGCTTCCTCGACGCGACGACCGACCCCGAACGTCTGGCGGCGTGGTGGCGGGTCACCCCACGGGCGAACATCGGCATGCCCACCGGCCAGGCGTCCGGGCTCGACGTCGTCGACGTCGACGTCCACGGCAGCCAGACGGGCTTCCCCGCGATTCACGCGGCGCGGCGGGCCTGGCTCGTCGACGGGTTCGCCTGGATGGTGCGCACTCCATCGGGCGGGCTCCATGCCTACTACCCACACCTCGCGGGCACCGAGCAGCGCTCGTGGTCCAGCCCGGCCGCGCACGTCGACTTTCGTGGCGACGGCGGTTACGTCGTCGTGCCACCGTCGGTGGTCCAGCGCGACGGCGAGGCCGTCGCATACGCGCTGAGCGCCGTCACCCAGGACCGGCCACGGCCGATCGACGCCGAAGCCCTGCACGCCTTCGTCGACCCGGGGTACAGGGCAGCCCGCCGGGCGCCCGCCGTCGGCATCCCCGTGCCGCAGCGGCGCACCGACCCCACCGCGATCGCGAACTGGCTGCGGACCGTCCCCGAGGGCGGCCGGAACTACGCCCTGTTCTGGGCCGCCCGGCAGATGCGCGACGCGCAGTTCGACCACGCGTCCACGCTCGGCGCGCTCGGCCCGGCCGCGCAGGCCGCGGGCCTCACCCCGGCGGAGATCGCCGCGACCATCCGGTCCACCTTTCGCCGACCCCCAGCCCCCACCACCCCGAGCGGCCCGACCCGCCGCGCCGAGCCACCACAGGCGGTGACCCCATGA
- a CDS encoding NUDIX domain-containing protein yields MRDRIAAAVLIDGDRVLLCLRSRTRRWCPGVWDLPGGHVEDCESPATALSRELREELGITARAGRPAAHVETDDYEIDVFVVHEWDGAIRNRAPDEHDKLAFVTLAEAARLDLADAHLLPLLTRVMATESGITRPTAPERISTTPNAPWLPPGNRADAVYSPGGAAPAPTGLVRLLIQRGDHVFCVARDDTGKPDLPTRTVPDLDDGRTTAELLTRDILGEPAAVTLVGFIRNIVDTPDADYPWPTPNAHFSVWAAHGEPRIQGQWLSISDQESPLRDRHWWPIATHANTA; encoded by the coding sequence GTGAGAGATCGGATCGCAGCGGCCGTGCTCATCGACGGCGATCGGGTGCTGCTCTGCCTCCGCTCACGCACCCGGCGCTGGTGCCCGGGCGTCTGGGATCTTCCCGGTGGCCACGTCGAGGACTGTGAGTCCCCGGCAACCGCCCTGTCGCGTGAGCTTCGCGAAGAACTCGGCATCACCGCCCGCGCGGGGCGGCCCGCCGCGCACGTGGAGACCGACGACTACGAGATAGACGTGTTCGTCGTCCACGAATGGGACGGTGCCATCAGAAACCGAGCGCCGGACGAGCACGACAAGCTGGCCTTCGTGACGCTGGCCGAGGCGGCACGGCTTGACCTAGCCGACGCGCACCTCCTGCCGCTGCTCACCCGCGTGATGGCGACCGAAAGCGGGATCACTCGACCCACCGCGCCCGAGCGGATCAGCACGACCCCCAACGCACCCTGGCTTCCACCGGGGAACCGAGCAGACGCCGTCTACTCCCCGGGGGGCGCGGCGCCCGCACCCACCGGACTCGTCCGACTACTCATCCAGCGCGGCGACCACGTCTTCTGCGTGGCACGCGACGACACCGGGAAACCCGACCTGCCGACCCGCACCGTCCCCGACCTCGACGACGGACGCACCACCGCAGAACTCCTGACGCGCGACATCCTCGGCGAACCCGCCGCCGTGACGCTCGTCGGGTTCATCCGCAACATCGTCGACACCCCCGACGCGGACTACCCCTGGCCGACGCCGAACGCCCACTTCAGCGTCTGGGCTGCACACGGCGAGCCAAGGATCCAAGGCCAGTGGCTCTCAATCTCGGACCAAGAAAGCCCGCTTCGCGACCGACACTGGTGGCCAATCGCCACCCACGCGAACACCGCCTGA